From a region of the Nitrospira sp. genome:
- a CDS encoding polysaccharide deacetylase family protein: protein MGISISRLKSATRTAIAWAAHGCSFYRVGLRGKVVILMYHRVLTTEEVVRQAVQPGMYVLDTVFAQQMAFLRNAFTVLSFRELLDLWETGNWDEQVRYCVITFDDGWLDNYRHAYPVLRQWDLPATIFLPTDYVGHDQWFWPDHLTYLVRTALAAGRGPTRAQGFERVLSEWFGSAGASLGRVLAEDERAADQLIEWCKELPKDRIHRLVDTLAAELGLSLPKGRVIVNWDEVREMSQRGISFGSHSCSHRIMTTITPAEVSRELANSWQALEREGINSIPVFCYPNGNSNADIQQQTHAQGYEAAVSVDMGVEGAHPDNRFALRRVGIHNDVTYSIPLFSLRLCGLLSRAN, encoded by the coding sequence ATGGGAATCTCGATTTCCCGGTTAAAGTCGGCGACTCGAACGGCCATCGCGTGGGCGGCCCATGGGTGTTCCTTCTATCGGGTAGGTCTTCGCGGCAAAGTCGTGATCCTGATGTATCATCGGGTCTTGACCACCGAAGAAGTCGTTCGTCAGGCGGTACAGCCAGGCATGTATGTGCTTGACACGGTCTTTGCTCAGCAGATGGCGTTCTTGCGCAATGCGTTTACGGTGCTGTCATTTCGAGAACTCCTCGACTTGTGGGAGACAGGGAATTGGGATGAGCAGGTGCGGTATTGTGTCATTACATTTGACGATGGTTGGTTGGACAACTATCGTCATGCGTATCCGGTATTACGGCAATGGGATCTGCCAGCTACCATCTTCCTGCCAACGGATTATGTAGGACACGACCAGTGGTTTTGGCCGGATCACCTCACCTATCTCGTGAGGACTGCTTTGGCCGCCGGGCGAGGGCCGACGCGCGCGCAGGGTTTCGAGCGTGTACTGTCGGAATGGTTTGGCAGCGCCGGGGCATCGTTGGGGCGGGTACTGGCGGAGGACGAGCGAGCGGCGGATCAATTGATCGAATGGTGCAAGGAATTGCCGAAGGATCGAATCCATAGACTCGTGGACACCTTGGCCGCAGAGCTAGGCCTATCGTTGCCTAAAGGGCGAGTCATTGTGAATTGGGATGAGGTACGAGAAATGTCGCAGAGGGGAATTTCATTCGGTTCACATTCCTGCTCGCATCGTATCATGACCACCATCACACCAGCGGAGGTCTCGCGGGAGCTAGCAAACTCTTGGCAGGCGCTTGAGCGGGAAGGGATTAACTCCATTCCTGTCTTTTGCTATCCCAACGGAAATAGCAATGCCGATATCCAGCAACAGACACACGCGCAGGGCTACGAGGCAGCGGTATCGGTGGACATGGGAGTCGAGGGAGCGCACCCCGATAACCGTTTTGCACTTCGGCGGGTAGGGATTCACAATGACGTCACATATTCCATTCCGCTATTCTCCCTACGGCTTTGTGGGCTGTTGTCTCGCGCGAACTAG
- a CDS encoding glycosyltransferase family 2 protein translates to MWFVEWIFWGSLGFIFYAYAGYLLILLAMSVVRSRPVMTGNIQPMVSLIITAYNEEARIKEKIDNSLQQQYPRERLEIVVASDCSSDRTDEIVRSYESSGVRLIRAAERRGKEAAQKLAVGQTRGEVLVFSDVATTLPPQGIANIVKSFNDSTVGCVSSVDQFIDAQGNVSGEGAYVKYEMLLRRLETKVNTLVGLSGSFFAARRTVCSPWADDLQSDFNTLLNSMKNGLRGVSDSHSIGYYNNLSDERKEYQRKVRTVLRGIAVFMRSLPMLNPFRYGMFAWQLFSHKLCRWLVPFAMIGLLVSNVVLATQFPWYQGVLLAQGLFYATAVAYSVFHWMPKSSVFRLPSFFVLVNLSILDAWMRYLRGDRVFRWEPSKR, encoded by the coding sequence ATGTGGTTTGTTGAGTGGATATTCTGGGGATCGCTGGGGTTCATCTTTTATGCCTACGCAGGGTATCTGCTCATACTGCTGGCGATGTCTGTGGTAAGAAGCCGCCCTGTGATGACCGGGAATATCCAGCCTATGGTGTCATTGATTATTACGGCCTATAACGAAGAGGCCCGCATCAAGGAAAAAATAGACAATAGCCTGCAACAGCAGTATCCGCGCGAGCGTCTGGAAATCGTGGTGGCGTCTGACTGTTCCTCCGATCGGACTGATGAGATCGTGCGGTCATACGAATCCTCCGGCGTGCGGCTTATTCGTGCCGCTGAACGCCGCGGAAAAGAGGCGGCTCAAAAGTTAGCTGTTGGGCAAACACGCGGCGAGGTGCTGGTCTTTTCCGATGTGGCCACGACTTTGCCCCCACAGGGCATTGCCAATATTGTGAAATCCTTCAATGACTCGACGGTTGGTTGTGTCAGCAGCGTCGATCAGTTTATCGATGCGCAGGGCAACGTGAGTGGTGAAGGGGCCTATGTCAAGTATGAGATGCTCCTGCGCCGATTGGAAACCAAAGTGAATACCCTAGTGGGCCTAAGCGGGTCTTTTTTTGCGGCGCGTCGAACAGTGTGCAGCCCCTGGGCGGATGATCTTCAAAGCGACTTCAACACACTCTTGAATTCTATGAAGAACGGCCTTCGGGGTGTGTCGGATTCTCATAGCATCGGGTACTACAACAATCTGTCGGATGAGCGAAAAGAATACCAGCGGAAGGTCAGAACCGTTCTCAGAGGAATTGCCGTGTTCATGAGAAGCTTACCCATGCTGAATCCGTTCCGCTATGGGATGTTCGCGTGGCAGTTGTTCAGTCATAAACTCTGCCGGTGGCTGGTGCCCTTCGCCATGATCGGTCTCCTGGTGTCCAATGTCGTATTGGCCACGCAGTTTCCTTGGTACCAAGGTGTGCTTCTTGCTCAAGGATTGTTTTATGCCACGGCGGTCGCCTATTCGGTGTTTCACTGGATGCCCAAGAGCAGTGTGTTCCGGCTCCCGTCGTTTTTTGTCTTAGTCAATCTCTCGATCCTCGATGCATGGATGCGCTACTTAAGAGGGGATCGAGTGTTCCGGTGGGAGCCCTCCAAGCGGTGA
- a CDS encoding DegT/DnrJ/EryC1/StrS family aminotransferase, protein MKAQRTLSPTAAPIEWRDLIQGLAGLARPDATRNDLKADFRRYFGVRHVWLVSSGKTALTVILRALHGLSARRTVVMPGYTCFSVPSAVVRAGLSVRLCDVDPLTLNLELPHLSRVADSGTLCVLATHLLGVGVDVKKVAELCRPRGVFVVEDVAQAFGGRVDEQPLGSIGDVAFLSFGRGKNITCGSGGAILTNDDRIGEAIDREYAGLPEVSIPAMLKNWLEVAVTQMLIHPSRYWFPAGLPFLGLGETTFYTDFLMARMDAVRAGLLRRWKERLTYSTASRVAHAAELQRVLSHDGVQTIQPYEGSRSVYLRFPILMRSRQEKEALCRLSREQGLGISPLYPSTIRQIAELSEVLSAETVPHSAMIADRLVTLPTHEMVCDQDIQRVFSVIGTMQQAQISGEQSVSGRSPRYGSEIPKPN, encoded by the coding sequence ATGAAGGCGCAACGTACACTATCCCCCACGGCCGCGCCGATAGAATGGCGTGACCTCATCCAGGGCCTCGCGGGCCTCGCCCGTCCGGATGCCACACGTAACGATCTGAAGGCTGACTTTCGCCGGTATTTCGGGGTTCGACATGTCTGGCTGGTCTCCTCCGGAAAGACCGCGCTGACGGTCATCCTTCGCGCGCTGCATGGTCTGTCGGCACGACGGACAGTCGTGATGCCTGGCTACACCTGTTTCTCAGTGCCATCGGCTGTTGTTCGAGCGGGACTATCGGTTCGGCTCTGTGATGTGGATCCCTTGACGCTCAACCTGGAGCTTCCCCATCTCTCACGAGTCGCCGATTCTGGGACACTATGCGTTCTGGCGACTCACTTGCTGGGGGTTGGTGTTGATGTGAAGAAAGTCGCAGAGCTCTGTCGCCCGCGCGGGGTGTTCGTGGTGGAGGATGTGGCTCAGGCGTTCGGAGGTCGTGTTGACGAGCAGCCATTAGGATCCATCGGAGATGTCGCCTTTCTGAGCTTTGGAAGGGGGAAAAACATCACGTGCGGCTCAGGAGGAGCCATTCTGACGAATGACGATCGAATCGGTGAAGCGATCGATCGCGAATATGCAGGGCTTCCCGAGGTATCTATTCCTGCCATGTTGAAAAATTGGTTGGAGGTGGCGGTCACGCAGATGTTGATCCATCCGTCGCGTTACTGGTTTCCGGCCGGACTGCCGTTTCTTGGGCTCGGGGAGACAACGTTCTATACTGATTTTCTCATGGCCCGTATGGATGCCGTTCGTGCTGGATTGTTGCGCCGCTGGAAAGAACGATTGACTTATTCCACAGCAAGCCGAGTGGCCCACGCTGCGGAACTGCAGCGAGTATTGAGCCATGATGGAGTGCAAACGATTCAACCTTACGAAGGCAGTCGATCGGTCTATCTCCGCTTCCCGATTCTGATGCGTTCGCGGCAGGAAAAGGAGGCACTGTGCCGCCTCTCCCGTGAGCAAGGCCTGGGGATCAGTCCCCTCTATCCTTCAACGATACGGCAGATTGCCGAGTTGTCGGAGGTGCTCTCTGCTGAGACAGTTCCTCATTCGGCCATGATTGCGGACCGACTGGTCACGTTGCCGACTCACGAGATGGTGTGCGATCAAGACATACAGAGAGTTTTTTCCGTCATTGGAACGATGCAGCAGGCTCAGATAAGTGGCGAGCAATCGGTCTCCGGCCGGTCACCTCGTTACGGATCTGAAATACCAAAGCCCAACTGA
- a CDS encoding FemAB family PEP-CTERM system-associated protein translates to MSGLIASTLGRTDAEVSAWDQYVLKSSLSSGYHLIGWRRVIEEAFGHSTRYLSVRREDGTLCGIVPLVLLASRGFGRFLVSLPFVNYGGMIAESPDALRLLEAEAVKQAKGLDAQHIELRHEVSMATSWVSTHRKVSMRLVLPPSYEELLKNFPSKLRSQVRRAQKEGMTARVGGAECLDEFYAVFSRCMRDLGTPVYAKSFFRTILEVFPKDAHLCVVSHQDTPVAAGLLYGFRSSLEIPWAASDKRFNKLSPNMLLYGTALEYACQQGFHVFDFGRSSPDSGTYRFKAQWGAQPHQLHWYYWMKDGGEVPQLNPQNPKYALAIRLWQQLPVSIANLLGPHIVKYLP, encoded by the coding sequence ATGAGTGGGCTCATTGCCTCGACTCTTGGGCGAACCGATGCCGAGGTGTCGGCATGGGATCAGTATGTTCTGAAGTCGTCGTTGTCTTCGGGATATCATCTCATCGGCTGGCGGCGCGTGATCGAAGAAGCCTTTGGTCATTCCACTCGATATCTGTCCGTACGGAGAGAAGATGGAACATTGTGTGGCATAGTGCCACTTGTGCTTCTCGCGAGCCGTGGGTTTGGCCGCTTTCTTGTATCTCTTCCCTTTGTAAACTACGGGGGCATGATCGCGGAATCTCCCGACGCGCTCCGACTGTTGGAAGCCGAGGCAGTGAAACAGGCAAAAGGATTGGACGCGCAGCATATCGAGCTTCGTCACGAAGTATCTATGGCAACCTCCTGGGTTTCGACACACCGAAAAGTTTCGATGCGTCTGGTCCTGCCTCCCTCCTACGAGGAACTTCTGAAAAACTTTCCCTCGAAGTTGCGCAGCCAGGTGCGGCGCGCACAAAAGGAAGGGATGACGGCTCGGGTTGGTGGGGCGGAGTGTCTCGACGAGTTCTATGCCGTATTTTCGCGTTGCATGCGTGACCTGGGAACACCGGTGTACGCAAAAAGTTTTTTCAGGACGATCCTTGAGGTCTTTCCGAAGGATGCGCATCTCTGTGTCGTGTCGCATCAGGACACGCCGGTGGCTGCTGGGTTGCTGTATGGATTCCGCTCCTCCTTGGAGATTCCCTGGGCGGCATCGGACAAGCGTTTCAACAAACTGTCTCCGAATATGCTGCTCTACGGGACGGCATTGGAATATGCCTGTCAGCAAGGTTTCCACGTGTTTGATTTCGGGCGCTCAAGCCCAGACAGCGGAACGTACAGGTTCAAGGCCCAGTGGGGCGCTCAACCCCATCAACTCCATTGGTACTATTGGATGAAGGATGGAGGGGAAGTGCCGCAACTCAATCCTCAAAATCCAAAGTATGCGTTGGCCATCCGGCTGTGGCAGCAGCTGCCTGTGTCTATTGCCAATCTTCTCGGTCCGCACATTGTGAAATACCTTCCATGA
- a CDS encoding glycosyltransferase produces the protein MKRVLVVAYYFPPVAASGAMRPLGFCRNLPEYGWQPHVLTTTPVCVYPHHHVDQKLGERVPPSVKVTRIPYTDRLQQLLQYREWLRSLWTKPVSSDTGKQNQVASPSSTSSAPHGSMKECFLDWAFAFPDRQCGWYASAVKHLQAVGPSEIPDVVFATGGPWTNFLIGHALAKYFHRPLVLDYRDPWNCNPYYSFSSKFLTERSRSLEGKVCGAAVHVVANTEELRARLIEEYGALRNRCTWIPNGFDRAVLSSDEVCSDPSAKEGTAGYELCHFGTVYGKRTPRVLLHAMWELFQEGRLKADTIRLRFVGGWDTTDQECERYAVLLEKQGLLRREPPVSHSACLREMQRSSVLLVLQPDSPLQIPAKIYEYVATGRPLLLIGGEGATANLVDRHALGISSPNQLERIKLLLGDLAVGKQKLVSPDPARVSRFEYRSLTGELAAVLNAALGTT, from the coding sequence GTGAAGCGAGTGCTCGTCGTCGCCTACTACTTCCCGCCGGTCGCGGCGAGCGGGGCCATGCGTCCTCTTGGATTTTGCCGAAATTTACCGGAATATGGCTGGCAGCCTCATGTCTTAACGACAACACCTGTATGCGTCTATCCCCACCACCACGTTGATCAAAAGCTCGGGGAGCGTGTCCCTCCAAGTGTGAAAGTCACTCGCATCCCCTATACGGATCGACTCCAGCAACTATTACAGTATCGTGAATGGTTGCGGAGCCTGTGGACGAAACCAGTCTCATCGGATACGGGCAAGCAGAATCAAGTCGCGTCGCCTTCTTCCACTTCGTCCGCACCTCACGGCTCCATGAAAGAGTGTTTCCTCGATTGGGCGTTCGCATTCCCGGATCGACAGTGTGGGTGGTATGCCTCAGCGGTGAAACATTTGCAGGCTGTCGGCCCTTCAGAGATTCCAGACGTGGTGTTTGCGACCGGCGGCCCTTGGACGAATTTTCTGATTGGCCACGCACTCGCCAAATACTTCCATCGCCCTTTGGTGCTGGACTATCGGGATCCCTGGAACTGCAATCCCTATTACTCCTTCAGTTCGAAGTTTTTAACCGAGAGGTCGCGATCGCTGGAAGGTAAGGTGTGTGGTGCAGCCGTTCATGTGGTCGCCAATACAGAAGAGCTTCGTGCGCGGCTTATCGAAGAGTATGGTGCACTTCGAAATCGTTGCACGTGGATCCCCAATGGATTCGATCGAGCTGTCCTAAGCTCGGATGAGGTATGTTCCGATCCGTCAGCCAAGGAGGGAACTGCAGGGTACGAGTTGTGCCATTTCGGGACCGTTTATGGAAAACGAACGCCACGCGTGCTGCTGCATGCCATGTGGGAATTGTTTCAGGAGGGCCGACTGAAGGCAGACACGATTCGGCTCCGATTTGTTGGTGGATGGGATACCACTGACCAAGAGTGTGAGCGCTACGCGGTATTGCTGGAGAAGCAAGGCCTGCTTCGACGGGAGCCCCCGGTTTCCCACAGCGCATGTCTTCGGGAGATGCAGCGATCGAGCGTATTACTGGTCCTTCAACCGGATTCTCCCCTGCAGATACCCGCAAAAATTTATGAATATGTCGCGACAGGTCGGCCTCTATTGCTGATCGGGGGGGAAGGGGCAACCGCCAATCTTGTGGATCGCCATGCGTTGGGAATAAGCAGTCCGAATCAGCTTGAGCGAATTAAGCTTCTTTTGGGTGACTTAGCCGTGGGGAAGCAGAAATTGGTTTCACCCGATCCGGCACGGGTGAGCCGGTTTGAGTATCGGTCGTTGACGGGGGAATTGGCGGCCGTGCTCAACGCCGCTCTCGGTACGACATGA
- the asnB gene encoding asparagine synthase (glutamine-hydrolyzing) has translation MCGIAVAIGVDGRMIERSAVERMAESLFHRGPDDSGIYVDGSVGMGFRRLSILDLSEAGHQPMVSADQQYVLVFNGEIFNYVELRSELRGLGYEFRSSGDSEVLLAAYREWGRECLSKLNGMWAFVIFDRRRRCLFGSRDRFGVKPLYVSREGGVVQFASEIKALRASGYMKAEINWKIATSFLVEGRLDSQRETFYEGIEQIPPGSGFEVGLDGAWQQWSFWSLDNLPPSLVEHPAERFADLFEDSVRIRMRSDVPVGVCLSGGLDSTAIICAAARQQGERALAPTEALQAFCYMAKEFDESKYIADTLAQTHAQLRQLETSPSELWSDLRKLLWFQDEPVHTMTAVVGYQLMRLAASHGIRVVLNGQGADETIAGYSSYFQDYWVSLIRQGRLGEAWRAIVEYTQAHGGSARQRFAGAAARCFSWELQKVRVYRDWALARRQAALRRNSWFSQELLSHVTNETGSPPVATLSHALKQSVISAPLPLYLRIEDRNSMAHSVEARLPFLDYRLVSLICGLPDEWKVRGPWNKYVLREGMRGRIPESVRGRVDKMGFPTASRKWFAHDLHEPLRDVLGSQAVRERGIYNAKTILADLDRHRKGEADFANRLFHVAEFELLSDILRYAPVPAA, from the coding sequence ATGTGCGGCATTGCGGTTGCCATAGGGGTGGACGGACGGATGATTGAGCGATCGGCTGTCGAGCGGATGGCAGAGAGCTTGTTTCACCGAGGCCCGGACGACAGCGGCATCTATGTGGATGGCTCTGTTGGAATGGGGTTTCGTCGACTGTCGATTTTGGATCTGTCCGAGGCCGGCCATCAGCCAATGGTTTCGGCAGACCAGCAGTATGTGCTTGTCTTCAACGGGGAGATTTTTAACTACGTGGAACTGCGATCGGAACTGCGGGGCCTGGGGTATGAGTTCCGGTCAAGTGGTGATAGCGAAGTATTGCTTGCGGCATATCGTGAGTGGGGCAGGGAGTGTCTGTCTAAGCTGAATGGGATGTGGGCGTTTGTCATTTTTGATCGCCGACGGCGGTGTCTGTTCGGTTCGCGCGATCGATTCGGCGTGAAGCCGCTCTACGTCAGTCGCGAGGGTGGAGTGGTGCAGTTTGCGTCGGAGATTAAGGCGTTGCGCGCTTCCGGCTATATGAAGGCCGAGATCAACTGGAAAATTGCCACCAGCTTCCTGGTCGAAGGGCGACTCGACAGTCAAAGGGAAACATTCTACGAAGGGATCGAACAGATTCCTCCGGGCAGCGGGTTCGAAGTGGGATTGGATGGTGCGTGGCAGCAGTGGTCATTTTGGTCTCTCGACAATCTTCCCCCAAGCCTCGTCGAACATCCTGCGGAGAGGTTTGCGGATCTGTTTGAGGATTCGGTACGTATTCGGATGAGAAGTGATGTGCCGGTTGGTGTGTGTTTGTCTGGCGGACTGGATTCTACCGCCATCATCTGTGCGGCCGCCCGTCAGCAGGGCGAGCGCGCTTTGGCGCCAACCGAGGCGCTCCAAGCGTTCTGCTACATGGCCAAAGAGTTCGATGAGTCGAAGTATATCGCTGACACACTCGCTCAGACTCATGCTCAGCTCCGACAACTCGAGACAAGTCCTTCAGAACTATGGAGCGATCTGCGGAAATTGCTCTGGTTCCAGGATGAGCCGGTTCATACGATGACGGCCGTCGTGGGCTATCAACTGATGCGATTGGCGGCATCTCACGGCATTCGTGTGGTGCTGAATGGCCAGGGGGCGGATGAGACGATAGCCGGCTATTCTAGCTATTTTCAGGATTATTGGGTGTCGCTCATTCGACAGGGGCGACTGGGAGAGGCATGGCGTGCGATTGTTGAATATACTCAGGCTCATGGTGGGAGTGCACGGCAACGATTTGCCGGTGCGGCGGCTCGGTGTTTCTCATGGGAGTTGCAGAAAGTTCGTGTTTACCGTGATTGGGCGCTGGCACGTCGACAGGCAGCGCTCCGGCGAAATTCCTGGTTCTCTCAAGAGCTGCTTTCTCACGTGACAAATGAAACTGGTTCACCGCCAGTGGCGACCCTATCCCATGCGCTAAAACAGTCGGTAATTTCCGCCCCTCTTCCACTGTATCTCAGAATTGAAGACCGCAATTCCATGGCACATTCCGTCGAAGCGCGGCTGCCATTTCTCGACTATCGGTTGGTGTCGTTAATCTGCGGGTTACCCGATGAATGGAAAGTTCGTGGGCCGTGGAATAAATATGTGCTTCGAGAGGGCATGAGGGGCCGCATCCCAGAATCTGTCCGTGGGCGTGTCGATAAAATGGGATTTCCGACTGCGAGCAGGAAGTGGTTTGCGCATGATTTGCATGAGCCGCTTCGTGATGTCTTAGGCAGTCAGGCAGTCCGAGAGCGAGGCATCTACAACGCTAAGACTATTTTGGCGGATTTGGATCGACATCGGAAAGGTGAGGCGGATTTTGCCAACCGACTCTTTCATGTCGCCGAATTTGAATTATTGTCTGATATTCTTCGATACGCGCCCGTTCCTGCAGCCTAA
- a CDS encoding SDR family oxidoreductase yields MRILITGGAGFLGSHLSDLLIGQGHEVIALDNLITGRAENIAHLIGNPKFSFVKYNVCDYLHVDGQLDAVMHFASPASPQDYLEMPIATLKVGALGTHKALGLAKAKGARFLLASTSEVYGDPLLNPQPETYWGNVNPIGARGVYDEAKRFAEAMTMAYHRYHGVDTRIVRIFNTYGPRMRPKDGRVVSNFIVQALQGKPLTVFGDGSQTRSFCYVDDLVRGIVALLLAKSDKSVAERTDRTKFLTQKPDAILDSIHDPVNIGNPRELTVRGIAEIILKLTGSKSVIEERPLPADDPKVRRPDITRAKALLGWEPKVELEDGIRKATEYFRQVVVK; encoded by the coding sequence ATGCGAATTCTGATTACGGGCGGAGCAGGATTTCTCGGTAGCCATTTGTCCGATCTCCTGATCGGACAAGGACATGAAGTGATTGCCTTGGATAATCTGATCACCGGGCGAGCCGAAAACATTGCTCACCTGATCGGTAATCCAAAATTTAGCTTTGTGAAATACAATGTGTGCGACTATTTGCATGTCGATGGGCAACTCGATGCGGTGATGCACTTTGCCTCGCCTGCCAGCCCGCAAGACTATCTTGAGATGCCAATCGCGACGTTGAAGGTGGGGGCCCTGGGGACGCACAAAGCATTAGGCCTGGCGAAGGCAAAGGGGGCACGTTTCCTGTTAGCGAGCACCTCAGAGGTGTACGGCGACCCGCTGCTCAATCCGCAGCCCGAAACGTATTGGGGAAATGTCAATCCGATCGGAGCGCGAGGTGTGTACGACGAGGCGAAGCGTTTCGCGGAAGCCATGACCATGGCCTATCATCGGTATCATGGAGTCGACACGAGAATCGTTCGTATCTTCAATACCTATGGGCCACGAATGAGGCCGAAAGATGGGCGAGTCGTGTCAAATTTCATTGTCCAGGCTTTGCAAGGGAAGCCGTTGACGGTGTTCGGCGATGGGTCTCAGACACGCAGCTTTTGCTATGTCGATGATTTGGTTCGTGGTATCGTGGCGTTATTGCTGGCAAAGTCTGATAAGTCCGTCGCCGAACGCACCGATCGGACGAAGTTTCTCACCCAAAAGCCGGATGCGATCTTGGACAGCATTCACGATCCGGTGAATATCGGCAATCCCCGAGAACTGACAGTACGTGGGATTGCGGAGATCATCCTCAAGCTGACCGGTTCCAAGAGTGTCATTGAAGAGCGACCGTTGCCTGCGGATGATCCCAAGGTGCGGCGCCCAGATATTACGAGAGCCAAAGCCCTTCTGGGCTGGGAGCCCAAAGTGGAGCTGGAGGATGGGATCAGGAAAGCTACCGAGTATTTTCGCCAGGTTGTTGTGAAGTAG
- a CDS encoding carbamoyltransferase gives MNILGISAFYHDSAACLVRDGEIIAAAQEERFTRKKHDPGFPHKAIDYCLKEGNIVLNDVQHLVFYDKPLVKFERLLETYLAFAPRGIQSFLAAMPVWLKEKLLLKSLLQKEFLIHAPDLSKNSLPQILFSEHHESHAASAFFPSPYEKAVVLCMDGVGEWATTSAWLGDGNRLSPLWEIPFPHSIGLLYSAFTYYTGFKVNSGEYKVMGLAPYGEPKYVKAIYEHLLDLKPDGTFRLNMDYFNYCTGLTMTGNKFDEVFGGPPRKPESKLTQREMDLARSVQEVTEEVMLRLSRTLHRETGVEYMCMAGGVALNCVGNGRILREGPFKGLWIQPAAGDAGGALGAALTTWYQYEQKPRKVFPGKDGIKGSYLGPSHTNDEIETYLKTIGAPYVRLDDSHLYSRVADELAAGKVVGWLQGRMEFGPRALGGRSILGDARNRDMQSVMNLKIKYRESFRPFAPSVLRERVSDYFALNADSPYMLIVAPVVEKRRLAVSSAQDGLWGIELLNVPRSDIPAVTHLDYSARVQTVHQETNPRYYALLKAFEAKTGDAVLVNTSFNVRGEPIVSTPEDAYRCFMRTEMDVLVLENCVLLKTEQKPLEGDSDWKKEFELD, from the coding sequence ATGAATATTCTCGGCATTTCGGCATTTTATCATGACAGCGCGGCATGTCTGGTGCGCGATGGGGAAATCATCGCTGCTGCTCAAGAAGAGCGTTTTACCAGAAAGAAACATGATCCAGGATTTCCCCATAAAGCCATCGACTATTGTTTGAAGGAAGGAAATATTGTTCTCAACGATGTCCAGCACCTGGTGTTTTACGACAAGCCGCTTGTGAAGTTCGAGCGACTCTTGGAAACGTATCTCGCCTTTGCCCCTCGCGGTATCCAGTCGTTTCTCGCGGCCATGCCGGTATGGCTGAAGGAGAAACTACTGTTGAAAAGCCTGTTGCAGAAAGAATTTTTGATTCATGCTCCCGATCTATCCAAGAACTCACTCCCGCAGATCTTGTTTTCCGAGCATCACGAGTCTCACGCCGCGTCAGCCTTCTTTCCCTCACCCTACGAAAAAGCAGTCGTGTTGTGCATGGACGGTGTCGGAGAGTGGGCCACCACTTCGGCATGGCTTGGGGACGGAAATAGGCTGTCGCCTCTCTGGGAGATCCCGTTTCCTCATTCCATCGGACTGCTGTATTCCGCGTTTACGTATTACACAGGCTTTAAAGTGAACTCCGGCGAATACAAAGTGATGGGGTTGGCTCCCTACGGCGAGCCGAAGTATGTGAAAGCGATTTACGAGCATCTGCTGGACTTAAAGCCGGATGGCACGTTCCGTCTCAATATGGACTATTTCAATTATTGCACCGGCCTGACCATGACGGGCAATAAGTTCGATGAGGTGTTCGGCGGACCGCCCCGCAAGCCGGAATCGAAATTGACACAGCGGGAAATGGACCTAGCGCGATCAGTTCAGGAAGTTACCGAAGAAGTGATGCTGCGACTCTCGCGTACCCTGCATCGAGAGACCGGTGTCGAGTATATGTGTATGGCAGGGGGAGTGGCGTTGAATTGTGTGGGCAACGGACGCATTCTTCGAGAAGGGCCATTCAAGGGACTCTGGATTCAACCGGCGGCTGGAGATGCCGGCGGCGCGCTGGGGGCGGCATTGACGACCTGGTATCAGTACGAACAGAAGCCTCGGAAGGTATTTCCTGGGAAGGATGGCATCAAGGGATCGTACCTGGGGCCTTCTCATACGAACGACGAAATCGAAACCTATCTTAAGACGATCGGTGCCCCTTATGTCAGACTGGATGACAGCCATTTGTACTCTCGCGTGGCCGACGAACTAGCAGCAGGAAAAGTAGTTGGGTGGCTGCAAGGGCGTATGGAGTTTGGTCCTCGTGCGTTGGGCGGACGTAGCATTTTGGGCGATGCGCGCAACAGAGACATGCAGTCGGTGATGAACCTCAAGATCAAGTATCGCGAATCGTTTCGCCCGTTCGCCCCGTCAGTGCTGCGTGAGCGCGTGTCTGACTATTTCGCGCTGAATGCAGACAGTCCGTATATGCTGATCGTGGCTCCGGTTGTTGAGAAGCGGCGTCTTGCGGTGAGTTCAGCGCAGGACGGTCTCTGGGGTATTGAGTTGCTCAACGTGCCACGGTCGGACATTCCCGCTGTCACACATTTGGATTACTCAGCACGGGTTCAAACCGTTCATCAGGAGACGAACCCGCGCTATTACGCCTTACTGAAGGCGTTTGAAGCAAAAACCGGCGACGCCGTACTGGTCAATACCTCCTTCAACGTGCGCGGTGAACCGATTGTCAGTACCCCGGAGGATGCCTACCGGTGTTTTATGCGAACCGAAATGGATGTCCTCGTCCTTGAGAATTGTGTGTTGCTCAAGACTGAGCAAAAACCCCTTGAGGGCGACTCAGATTGGAAAAAGGAATTCGAGCTCGACTAA